The nucleotide window CATCGGACCGCAGCTCGGCGCGATCCTGTCGCTCGCCGCCTCCGAGGCCTCGGTCACGCGCGGCACGCTGCTGCTCGCGGTCTATGCCGCGGGCCTGGGCATCCCGTTCCTGCTCGTGGCCGCCTTCCTGCCGCGCCTTTCCGGGCTCATGGCCTGGATGAAACGCCACATGGACCAGATCGAGCGTATCATGGGGCTCCTGCTCTGGACCATCGGCCTGCTGATGCTGACCGGCGGGTTCGCCGCCTTCTCCTACTGGCTGCTCGAGATGTTCCCGGCGCTGGCCATGATGGGCTAGGGGCCTCTGTCCGCCCCCGTTCCGGGCCCGACCCGGGACCTCGCCCAGCCGCGCCTCGGCAAGAGATCCCCGATCGGGTCCCGGATCCTCTGTCGCACAACAGCCTTACTCTTGCCCAAGACTTCGATTAACCTCTCCCCAAAGAAGAGGCCAAGACAGGTCTGGCATGAGCAGCCCCACCCAAGCCCCCGTCACCCGCCGCCGGGTGTTCTATATCCCGGGATACGATCCCATCCACCCGCGCCGCTACCGCGAGCTCTACCGCAAGGAGGGCGCGGAACAGGCGGGCCTCTCGGGCTATGACCTCACCCTTTCCGCCCGCAAATCCGAAGGCCGCTATGGCTGGCAGGTCGATGCGCAGATCGACGGGCACGACATCCATACCGAGTTCGACGTGCTGGTGTGGTCCGACATCGTCCGCGACAGCATGGAACGCGGCATCGCCGGCACCTACCTGCAACTCATCCGCACCGCCTGGACCTATATCGCCTCGGGCGCGCTCTTCCGCCTGATGCGCCTGCGCAAGGGGCCGGTCATCGCCGCGCTCTACCCGGTGGGGTTCCTGATCGTGCAGCTTATGATCGCCCTCGCGCTGGCCTACGCCCTGGGCCGCCTGCTGGCGCTCCTGCACCCCTACGCGGCCTGGGCGGGCCTCGCGGTGGTCCCGCCCGTGCTCCACTGGTTCAAGGCCCGCGACAACAAGCTCTTCGCCTACTACCTCATGCACGACTACGCCTATTCGGCCCAATCCAAGGGCGCCAACCCGCCCGAGCTGGAGGCGCGGATGGCCCAGTTCACCGACGAGATCGCCGCGGCGCTCACCACGGACGTGGACGAGGTGCTGGTGGTCGGCCATTCCTCCGGCGCGCATCTGGGTGTCTCCATCCTCGCCGACCTGATCCGCCAGGGCCGCGTACCGCACAACGGCCCGATACTCTCTTTCCTCACGCTGGGGCAGGTCGTCCCCATGGTCTCTTTCCTCAAAAACGCCCACCGCCTGCGCGCCGACCTGCATTACCTTTCGATCCGCGATGAACTCACCTGGGTCGACGTCACCGCCCCCGGCGACGGCTGCGCCTTCGCGCTCTGCGATCCCGTCGGCGTCTCGGGCGTCGCCCCCGAAAACCAGCGCTGGCCGCTGATCCTGTCGGCCGCCTTCACTCAAACACTCAGCCCCGAGCGCTGGAAAGCCCTGCGCTGGCGCTTCTTCCGCCTGCATTTCCAGTATCTCTGCGCCTTCGACCGCCCCGGCGACTACGACTATTTCCAGATCACCGCCGGCCCGCAGACCTTGGGCCACCGCTACGCCGACCGCGCCCCGTCGCCCAGCCGCATCACCCGCGCCACCTCCCGTTTCACGAGCATGGCGGCATGACGCAGCCCCCCAAGCCCCCGGCGCGCGAGGGCCGCGTTTCACTCTGGCGCTACATGCGGCTTTTCCGTCAGGACATCCTCTCGGCCCAGCCCGCACGGCTCTACCGCGCGTGGATGGCCGAATTCCGCACGCCGTTCTTCCGCTCCTACCTCTGCAACCAGCCAGAGCTTGTTGACCTCGTGCTGAAAAACCGCCCCGACGACTTCCCCAAGTCCGACCGCGTGCGTGAGGGCCTCACGCCGCTTCTCGGCAATTCCGTCTTCGTCACGAACGGTGAGACATGGAAACGCCAGCGCCGTATCATCGACCCGGCCTTCGAGGGCGGGCGCCTGCGCGATACCTTCCCAGCCATGCTCGCCGCGGGGCAGGGCGCCGTGGCCCGTCTGGCCGGGCACGCCACCGGCCAGCCCGTCGAGATTGAGGCCGAGACCAGCCACGTCGCCGCCGACGTGATCTTCCGCACGCTCTTCTCGATCCCGATCGAGGACGAGATTGCCACCCGCGTCTTCAACGAGTTCCGCGAGCACCAGCGCACCCAGCCCATGCTGAACCTTGCCGCCTTCCTGCCGCTGCCGCGCTGGTTCCCCCGCTTTCACCGAGCCAAAACCAAGGCCACCGCCCGCACCATCCGCGACCTTATCACCCGCCTGACGACCCGCCGAATGGATGAGATCGCTGCGGGCACCGCGCCCGACGATCTGGCCACCAAGATCATGACCACCACGGACTCCGAAACCGGCGACCGCTTCGACACGCCCGAGATGGTCGACCAGGTGGCGATCTTCTTTCTTGCGGGGCACGAAACCTCCGCTTCGGCCCTCGCCTGGGCGCTCTACCTGCTGGCCATGCATCCCGACTGGCAGGACCGTCTGGCGGCCGAGGCGCAAGGCGTGCTGACGGAGGGCACCATGGGTTTTTCGGACATGGGCAAACTGCGCGTCTCGCGCGATGTCTTTCGCGAAACCCTGCGCCTTTACCCGCCCGTGCCGATGATGGTGCGCGAGGCCGCCTGTCCTGAAACCTTCCGCGACCGCGCGGTTCCGAAAGGCAGCCAGATCGTCCTCAGCCCGTGGCACCAGCACCGCCACGAGCGCCTCTGGGAGCGCCCGGACGATTTCGACCCGGCCCGCTTTGCCACCGAGAACGGCAAGACCTGTTTGCGCAATGCCTACATGCCGTTCTCCGCCGGCCAGCGGGTCTGCACCGGGGCCGGATTCGCGATGATCGAGGGGCCGCTCCTGTTGTCCATGCTGGTCGCCGCGTACCGCTTCGATCTGGTGTCCGAGCGCCCCGCCATACCGGTGGCGCACCTGACCGTGCGCGGCAAGGACGGCATCTGGCTCAAGGTCACGCCGCGCGACTAAAGCGATTCAATGTGTCCCGGAAACACTTTGGGCCGGGGCAAATCTTTTGAGAAAAGATTTGCCAAAAGCTTTCTCAAAGCTTTTGGCTTCAGCACCAAACCGACACACGCTCGTTATTGCAAAAGATTTCGACCTGTCCCGCGTTCTCGACCGCATGATAGCCCCGTCGCGTTATCTCGCGCCGGAACCGCTCACGCCCCACGATCCGCTCGATGTCCCTCACGCTGCGTCGGACAACGCCGCCAGCCCGCGCCGCTTTCGCGTCGAAGATCTTCCGCATCCAAAGGTCCGCGGGCAACAAAAGACGAAGCTCTGACATGGCCCCAAGTTGACGCAATCAGGATTAAGAACGGGTAAAGCCCGTGCGGTGTGTTAATCGGGCCGTCGAATGACAACGGCACCGCCGCATTACCACTCGGATACCGACGCGATACCGACGTGGGTTTCGGCGTTACCGGATCCGTTAACCTTTTTCCCGGTAATGCCGCAGAACGTAGAGCCGGATCGCCGACGCCAGCCCCATCTCCACGCCCCGCGCCGCGTCGATCCGGGCGGCCAGCAGGTTTACCGGCACATCTTCTTCGCCGGCTATCTCCTTGAAAGCCTTCCAGAAATCATCTTCCAGGGACACGCTTGTCCGGTGCCCGCGCAGGGTCAGAGACCGTTTGACCGGCCGGCTCACTCGTCGTCCAGGCGATGCTGCCGCAGCGCTTCCCGCGCCTTTTTCGCTCTTGCCTCGTCAACCTCTCGATCAACCTTGGTTCGACCGAATTTCACTGCGTTTTCATCAGCTTGTGCCCGCTTTTTCACGCGATTCTTCGCCTTCCGAACGCGGTTGAGATTGACGAACTCGCTCATGCGTCTTTCGGGCCGATCATGTCTTCGGGCCGCACCACTTCGTCAAAGGTCTTTTCGTCCACGAACCCCAGCGAAATTGCCTCTTCTTTCAAAGTGGTACCGTTCTTGTGCGCTGTCTTGGCGACCTTGGTGGCATTGTCATAGCCGATGGTCGGCGCCAGCGCCGTCACCAGCATCAGGCTTTCCTTCATCAGCTTCTCGATCCGGGGCTCGTTGGCCTCGATTCCCAGCAGCATCCGCTCGGTGAAGCTGTCCGCCGCGTCACCCAAAAGCTGTATGGATTGCAACAGGTTATACGACATCATCGGGTTGTAGACATTGAGCTCGAAATGCCCCTGGCTGCCTGCGAACTTGATCGCCGAATCGTTGCCCATCACGTGCGCCGCGACCTGGGTCAGTGCCTCGGCCTGCGTCGGGTTCACCTTGCCCGGCATGATCGACGATCCGGGCTCGTTCTCCGGCAGGATCAACTCGCCCAGGCCAGAGCGCGGGCCACTTCCCAAGAACCTGATATCATTGGCAATCTTGTAGCAACTGCCTGCCACGGTCGCGATTGCGCCGGACAGGAAAACCATCGCGTCATGGGCCGCCAGCGCCTCGAACTTGTTGGGCGCGGTGACGAAGGGGAGGCCGGTGATCTCGGCCATGTTCGCCGCCACCGTTTCGCCCCAGCCCTTGCGGGTGTTGAGGCCCGTGCCCACGGCCGTGCCTCCCTGGGCCAGCTCGTAAATGCCCGGAAGGCCGGTCTCGACCCGAGCGATTCCCTGGCGGACCTGGTGGGCGTAGCCCGAGAATTCCTGGCCCAGAGTCAACGGCGTCGCATCCTGCGTATGGGTGCGGCCGATCTTGATGATATCCTTGAATTCGCTGGACTTTTCCTCCAACCCTGCGGCGAGTTTCTCCAGCCCCGGCAGCAGGACATCACGCACCGACATGGCCGTGGCAATATGCATCGCGGTCGGAAAGGTGTCGTTCGAGGATTGCCCCATGTTGCAGTGATCGTTGGGGTGAACGGGGTCCTTGCTGCCGATGGTTCCGCCGAGGATCTCGATCGCGCGGTTGGCGATGACCTCGTTGGCGTTCATGTTCGATTGCGTGCCCGAACCCGTCTGCCAGACCACCAAGGGGAAATGGTCGTCCAGCTTGCCCTCGACGACTTCACCCGCCGCTTCGATGATTGCGTCCGCCAGCTTGGCGTCCAGAACGCCCGCCTCCTTGTTGGCCATGGCGCAAGCCTTCTTGATCACGCCGAGCGCGCGCACGATCGCAACCGGCTGTTTTTCCCAGCCGATGGGAAAATTCATCAACGAGCGCTGCGTCTGTGCCCCCCAGTATTTTTCCGCAGGAACCTCCAGCGGGCCGAAACTGTCGGATTCTGTACGGGTAGAGGTCATGTCGGCGTCTCCTGGAACTGCTTTTGGGCTTCATACCGGACCAAGCGGAAAGATCAACGCCGTGTCTTATGAATTACCCTGTCGGCACGTCACTTGCGGAAGCTGTCGAGACTCACGACCTCGGCGTCCCGAGGCTTGGCGACGTCATCTTCG belongs to Roseovarius sp. THAF27 and includes:
- a CDS encoding DUF4169 family protein, coding for MSEFVNLNRVRKAKNRVKKRAQADENAVKFGRTKVDREVDEARAKKAREALRQHRLDDE
- a CDS encoding cytochrome P450, whose protein sequence is MTQPPKPPAREGRVSLWRYMRLFRQDILSAQPARLYRAWMAEFRTPFFRSYLCNQPELVDLVLKNRPDDFPKSDRVREGLTPLLGNSVFVTNGETWKRQRRIIDPAFEGGRLRDTFPAMLAAGQGAVARLAGHATGQPVEIEAETSHVAADVIFRTLFSIPIEDEIATRVFNEFREHQRTQPMLNLAAFLPLPRWFPRFHRAKTKATARTIRDLITRLTTRRMDEIAAGTAPDDLATKIMTTTDSETGDRFDTPEMVDQVAIFFLAGHETSASALAWALYLLAMHPDWQDRLAAEAQGVLTEGTMGFSDMGKLRVSRDVFRETLRLYPPVPMMVREAACPETFRDRAVPKGSQIVLSPWHQHRHERLWERPDDFDPARFATENGKTCLRNAYMPFSAGQRVCTGAGFAMIEGPLLLSMLVAAYRFDLVSERPAIPVAHLTVRGKDGIWLKVTPRD
- the fumC gene encoding class II fumarate hydratase, which encodes MTSTRTESDSFGPLEVPAEKYWGAQTQRSLMNFPIGWEKQPVAIVRALGVIKKACAMANKEAGVLDAKLADAIIEAAGEVVEGKLDDHFPLVVWQTGSGTQSNMNANEVIANRAIEILGGTIGSKDPVHPNDHCNMGQSSNDTFPTAMHIATAMSVRDVLLPGLEKLAAGLEEKSSEFKDIIKIGRTHTQDATPLTLGQEFSGYAHQVRQGIARVETGLPGIYELAQGGTAVGTGLNTRKGWGETVAANMAEITGLPFVTAPNKFEALAAHDAMVFLSGAIATVAGSCYKIANDIRFLGSGPRSGLGELILPENEPGSSIMPGKVNPTQAEALTQVAAHVMGNDSAIKFAGSQGHFELNVYNPMMSYNLLQSIQLLGDAADSFTERMLLGIEANEPRIEKLMKESLMLVTALAPTIGYDNATKVAKTAHKNGTTLKEEAISLGFVDEKTFDEVVRPEDMIGPKDA
- a CDS encoding ribbon-helix-helix domain-containing protein yields the protein MSRPVKRSLTLRGHRTSVSLEDDFWKAFKEIAGEEDVPVNLLAARIDAARGVEMGLASAIRLYVLRHYREKG